A part of Manduca sexta isolate Smith_Timp_Sample1 chromosome 10, JHU_Msex_v1.0, whole genome shotgun sequence genomic DNA contains:
- the LOC119188966 gene encoding cytochrome P450 4c3-like, with translation MFGVSDIDDNNVYKKNKKIAMLDLLITAQKEGFIDDIGIQEEVDTFMFEGHDTIALALTYTLMLLANHRSIQHTVIAEIDEIFGDSERQADLDDLSKMRYLERCIKESLRLYPPVPAIGRLLSEDVTLSGYGVPEGTYCHIQCFDLHRRGDLYKDPLVFDPDRFLPENCSDRHPYAYIPFSAGPRNCIGQKFAILEMKSAISSLLRHYELLPVTKPEDLKFTADLVLRTTNPVYVKFVKKEKNK, from the exons ATGTTTGGGGTTAGTGATATTGAcgataataatgtttacaagaaaaacaaaaagattGCAATGTTAGATCTTCTTATAACAGCACAAAAAGAGGGATTTATTGACGACATCGGAATCCAAGAGGAAGTGGACACGTTTATGTTTGAG ggaCATGATACTATTGCACTTGCCTTGACTTACACTTTGATGCTACTTGCAAATCATAGATCTATCCAG cacACAGTAATCGCTGAAATTGATGAAATATTCGGCGATTCTGAACGTCAAGCAGATTTAGATGATTTGTCTAAGATGCGGTATTTGGAGAGATGCATCAAAGAGTCGCTGCGGTTGTATCCGCCTGTTCCAGCCATTGGTCGTTTATTAAGCGAAGACGTCACATtaa GTGGATACGGGGTACCTGAGGGAACATATTGTCACATTCAATGTTTCGACTTACACCGTCGAGGTGACCTATATAAGGATCCTTTGGTGTTTGATCCTGACCGATTCTTACCTGAAAACTGTTCAGACCGACATCCTTACGCTTACATACCTTTTAGTGCTGGACCAAGGAACTGCATAG GACAAAAATTCGCCATTTTGGAGATGAAGTCTGCGATCTCATCATTACTGCGCCATTATGAGTTGCTTCCCGTAACAAAACCAGAAGATTTAAAATTCACA